The proteins below come from a single Orcinus orca chromosome 6, mOrcOrc1.1, whole genome shotgun sequence genomic window:
- the NIBAN2 gene encoding protein Niban 2 isoform X4 — protein MGDVLSTHLDDARRQHIAEKTGKILTEFLRFYEDQYGVALFNSMRHEIEGTGAPQAQLLWRKVPLDERIIFSGNLFQYQEDSKKWRNRFSLVPHNYGLVLYENKVAYERQVPPRAVINSAGYKILTSLDQYLELVGNSLPGTTSKSGTAPVLKCPTQFPLILWHPSARHYYFCMMTEAEQDKWQAVLQDCVRHCNNGIPEDSKVEGPAFTDAIRMYRQSKELYGTWEMLCGNELQILSNLVMEELGPELKAELAPRLKGKPQERQRQWIQISDTVYRMVYEQAKARLEAVLSKLQLARPAMEAVIRTDMDQIITSKEHLASKIRASILPKAEVCVRNHVQPYIPSILEALMVPTSQGFTEVRDVFFKEVTDMNLNVINEGGIDKLGEYMEKLSQLAYHPLKMQSCYEKMEPLRLDGLQQRFDVSSTSVFKQRAQILMREQMDNAVYTFETLLHQELGKGPTKEELCKSIQRILERVLKKYDYDSSTVRKRFFREALLQITIPFLLKKLAPTCKSELSRFQELIFEDFARFILVENTYEEVVLQTVMKDILQAVKEAAVQRKHNLYRDSVVMHNSDPNLHLLAEGLPIDWGEEYSGSSDSGGDPGSPGIPEAATLSEKRRRAKQVVSVVQDEEVGLPFEAVPEPLPPASADSITELRGLLARDLQAESPPLAGPLLNGAPAQESPQPGAAPEAASPPASPLRQLPPGKASDLEPPKPSDQETGEQVSGPGGRPPIHTTTEDGAGVQTEF, from the exons AGAAAACCGGGAAGATCCTGACGGAGTTCCTCCGCTTCTACGAGGACCAGTATGGTGTGGCTCTCTTCAACAGCATGCGACACGAGATCGAGGGCACCGGGGcgccacaggcccagctgctctggcgCAAG GTGCCCTTGGATGAGCGCATCATCTTCTCGGGGAACCTCTTCCAGTACCAGGAGGACAGCAAGAAGTGGAGGAACCGCTTCAGCCTCGTGCCGCACAACTATGGGCTGGTGCTCTACGAGAACAAAGTG GCTTACGAGCGGCAGGTCCCACCCCGAGCTGTCATCAACAGTGCGGGCTACAAAATTCTCACCTCCTTGGACCAGTACCTGGAGCTTGTTGGCAACTCCTTACCAG GGACCACATCAAAATCGGGCACTGCCCCCGTCCTCAAGTGCCCCACGCAGTTCCCGCTCATCCTCTGGCATCCTTCTGCGCGTCACTACTACTTCTGCATGATGACGGAAGCTGAGCAGGACAAGTGGCAGGCTGTCCTGCAGGACTGCGTCCGCCACTGCAACAACG GGATCCCCGAGGACTCCAAGGTGGAGGGCCCCGCGTTCACGGACGCCATCCGCATGTACCGCCAGTCCAAGGAGCTGTACGGCACCTGGGAGATGCTGTGTGGGAACGAGCTGCAG ATCCTGAGCAACCTGGTGATGGAGGAGCTGGGCCCTGAGCTGAAGGCAGAGCTCGCCCCCCGGCTGAAGGGGAAACCGCAGGAGCGACAGCGGCAGTGGATCCAG ATCTCGGACACCGTGTACCGCATGGTGTATGAACAGGCCAAGGCACGCTTGGAGGCCGTGCTGTCCAAGCTGCAGCTGGCCCGGCCGGCCATGGAGGCGGTCATCCGCACCGACATGGACCAGATCATCACCTCCAAGGAGCATCTGGCCAGCAAGATCCGAG CCTCCATCCTCCCCAAGGCGGAGGTGTGTGTCCGGAATCATGTCCAGCCCTATATCCCGTCCATACTGGAGGCCCTGATGGTGCCCACCAGCCAGGGCTTCACCGAAGTGCGGGACGTCTTCTTCAAGGAGGTCACCGACATGAACCTGAACGTCATCAATGAGGGCGGCATCGACAAGCTGGGCGAG TACATGGAGAAGCTGTCCCAGCTGGCGTACCACCCCCTCAAGATGCAGAGCTGCTATGAGAAGATGGAGCCGCTGCGGCTCGATGGGCTGCAGCAGCGTTTTGACGTGTCCAGCACGTCTGTGTTCAAGCAGCGAGCCCAGATCCTCATGCGTGAG CAAATGGACAACGCGGTGTACACCTTCGAGACCCTCCTGCAccaggagctggggaaggggcCCACCAAGGAGGAGCTGTGCAAGTCCATCCAGCGCATCCTGGAGCGGGTGCTGAAG AAATACGACTATGACAGCAGCACCGTGCGGAAGCGCTTTTTCCGGGAGGCTCTGCTGCAGATCACCATCCCATTCCTGCTGAAGAAGCTGGCGCCCACCTGCAAGTCG GAGCTGTCCCGGTTCCAGGAGCTGATATTCGAGGACTTTGCCAGGTTCATCCTGGTGGAGAACACATATGAGGAGGTGGTGTTGCAGACGGTCATGAAGGACATCCTGCAGG CTGTGAAGGAGGCCGCCGTGCAGAGGAAGCACAACCTGTACCGGGACAGCGTGGTCATGCACAACAGCGACCCCAACCTGCATCTGCTGGCCGAGGGCTTGCCCATCGACTGGGGCGAGGAGTACAGCGGCAGCAGTGACAGTGGTGGGGACCCCGGCAGCCCTGGCATCCCGGAAGCAGCCACCCTCTCGGAAAAGCGCCGGCGTGCCAAGCAGGTGGTGTCCGTGGTCCAGGACGAGGAGGTGGGGCTGCCCTTCGAGGCGGTCCCTGAGCCCCTACCACCTGCGTCCGCAGACAGCATCACCGAGCTCCGTGGTCTGCTGGCCCGGGATCTGCAGGCTGAGAGCCCCCCGCTGGCCGGCCCCCTGCTCAATGGGGCCCCCGCCCAGGAGAGCCCCCAGCCCGGGGCAGCCCCTGAGGCCGCCTCACCCCCTGCCTCACCCCTCCGGCAGCTCCCGCCTGGAAAGGCCTCGGACCTCGAGCCTCCCAAGCCTAGTGACCAGGAGACCGGGGAGCAGGTGTCCGGCCCTGGCGGCCGCCCCCCAATCCATACCACCACCGAGGACGGTGCAGGGGTGCAGACTGAGTTCTAG